In Rhodamnia argentea isolate NSW1041297 chromosome 5, ASM2092103v1, whole genome shotgun sequence, the DNA window TCATTGTTTGTTGGTCTATTCGACGTGTTTTGGGTTCACTGTTTCTTTAATCCTCAGGCCAAACttcttttaaattaaaaaagctCAATACATTTACATCCGAGTATTATTATGTAGATATTGGTGACTTGAAATATCTTTTAGTGTAGTGAATTTTAAAAGTTTGGCATTTCTTTGGTATGGGGTTAGATTTTCTTCATTACATGTGCTGTGACCGTGTCTGCAAGTTGATATAGCTGTTTGGATTTCCGAATTGTGAATTAGTTTCTTGGCGAATTACATTTTGTTTTCCGTCGAAGAACTTGCTTCCCAGTTTATTCATGTTATCTGTTTTGGAATCGATTGGACTCTCGGGAAATTCCCTCATTAGTAGAATAAATGTCGAAACGGAACTTTGTGTGGGTCAGAGAGGACGGGTGGACCTCAAGTTTAAAGGATGTGCTTTTGGCTAACATTGTTTTTAATAAGTCTGGCGAGACTATCattcttgattgcatcaatGCGAAGGGAAAGAAACTACAATCAACACGTTATTGCAATAGTTCCTCGACTGTCTTCTAATTATCGTTTAAACCAATGGGAAAGCTGTCAAATTTCTGATAAGCTGAAATGGAACTTCTGTTTGAGTCAATAGTCAAGCAATTCCAGTCAAATCTCAAGCTCATTAGTTTCTGTAGAAAGAGTGGGTGAGTGGAAACTACATCACCTTTGACGATGCTGAACCTGTTCTTTGTTGGAGCAGCAACTATGGAACGACATTGGAGAAAGCGAAGCCGATAAAGATCGCATGCTTACAGAATTGGAGGCAGAATGCTTACAAGTTTATAGAAGAAAGGTTGAGGAGGCTGCCAATGCGAAGGCTCGTCTTCATCAGTCTGTTGCAGCCAAGGAAGCTGAGCTTGCAACACTCACAGCCGCTCTTGGAGAACTTAATATGCATTCGCCTGTAAGAGGAAATTACATGTGACGTGATTTTGTTCCACAACGCAATTTCAGTCAAAACTTTTTTCCTGCCATCAGTTATcgtttctcctcttttatgtGTTGTAGGAGTGAGGCATGTTGTGTTGTCACTGTTTCATTAACAATAAGAAGGTAATCAATTACTGTAAAAGAAATGTCCAAAGCCCACATTTTTAAGTATGTAAAATTTGTAAATGAGATAAAATATGGCACACCCTGTCAAGGGAATcctgtttaggaatttttgttgCCTTGTTGAAATGTGGATGCCAGTTGATCCTCAGTTGTTTGGGTTCATGAGGCTGGATTGGATTGTGAAACATAAATCTTATGCTGGATTTCGCTGGGCCATTTAAATGACCTGGACTTACACTTTTGTATAGTACAAGAGGATGTTACTACTGCAGAAATCTTAGTAGAAGAAATGGCTGATTGATGGGTTAGGCATAGCACTTTAGTGTGGAAAGCAATATGGAGGGATTAATGTTCCCAAACACTTTCTTGAACTAACTGAAGTATATGTAGCATGGTGGGGTTGATGGGGATTAGGCTGCTTGATTGCATGGTCCATCATAACCTAATTTCATGAACAAGTATGCTGCAGCATGTAAGATGGAGATTATTGTAATTCTCATAAATCTATGGATCTGCACTGACCGTGACTTATAGCCAATTTAACCAATCCAAAGAAAACTTTCTTATGTTGATCGAAAACATAATAATACAAATAGCGCAGGTTTTTGGTTAGTCTGAACGAAACTGGTGGATATCTTTAGATTTCTCTACGCAATTTTTCAGTTGATCATGGAGCTGTTAATCTGAAATTTTACAGATTCAAGCTGAGAAGAGGTCAGCATCATTGAAACAGAAACTTGCTTCTGTGACTCCCGTGGTGGAAGatatgaggaaaaagaaagaggaaaggatAAAACAGTTGGCTGACATACGGGCTCAGATCGAGAGGATCAGTGGAGAGATATCAGAGTATGGTCATGCAAACAATGGCGCAAGCAGTAACCTGAGTCTGGATGAAGAAGACTTGTCACTTAGAAAGCTTTCTGAATATCAAACACGTCTTCGCACTCTTCAGAAGGAAAAGGTATTTTTTCCTTGACAACTTTAGCTGATGCTCAAAACTCCTCCcctattcttttaatttttccctgGCTTGTTTGTGACATTTAATGAAATACTTCAGCATGAGTACATGATTACTTTTTGTGATCCTCTGGAGATTGAGGAAAGATGGACCTCTTCTGTGTACATGTCAGTCCAATAACTTTGAGCACAAAGAAGAGCTTTGTCAACCCTATGCTAAGATGAAGAATTTTAAAGAATGGGTTGGCTGGTGACATGAAACGTCGGGGAGTAAATTTAAAAAGAGAATAATCGGAGAAAAGAGACAATGCCTAGAAATTTCAGTTTCACTTTCAGCTTCTCTTGAGAGCATTTGAAGAAGCACCCTGATATAGGTTCTTTAAAGAACTCTAAATAATTGACAGAATCAAATCCACCAGTAAGGACTAATTAGCATATTTTTCCTGGACTACATGTAGTATGAACatagatgcatgtatgcaaatgtgcCAGTCTTGCTTAGTGTGTTGTGTATCACTTGATTTCTCTACTGTTCTTGACTAATAGTATGGTTATACTTATCTCTTTGCAGTCTGAACGCCTTCAGAAAGTTCTAGAGTATGTAAACGAGGTACATTCTCTGTGTGGTGTGCTTGGGTTGGATTTTGGAAAGACTGTCAGCGAGGTGCATCCAAGTCTGCAAGGTACAGCGATTGAACAATCAACTAACATTAGCAATTGTACCCTGGAAGGTCTAGAACATGCCATTCtgaagttgaaagcggaacgcAAGTCTCGAATCCAGAAAGTAAGCTGAATCCTCGATGATATTGTTTCAGATCGGTCGATCATCTTAGTTCTCACATGTTTCATTTGGTATTGTTCATTCACAGGTTAAAGATATTGTTGCAGCATTATTTGAATTGTGGAATTTGATGGACTCCTCAAATGAGGAGAGGAGTAATTTTTCAAGGATCACATCTGTCCTCAGGTCTTCAGAAAGTGATATTACAGAACCAGGCGTTCTGTCAATGGAGATAATTGAACAGGTCTGGAATGTGTCCTATTTGTTGATGTGTCGTCCTTTTCTGTCATGTTATGTTTCTAATAATGAAAAAGGAAACCTTGCTGCCAGGCATCAGCAGAAGTGGATAGGCTTACTACTTTGAAAGCAAGTAGAATGAAGGAGCTGGTCATGAAAAGGAGGTCAGAATTGGAAGATTTTTGCCGACTTGCTCATATTGTACCTGACACTAGCACCTCTGCTGAGAAATCCAATGCACTGATAGATTCTGGTATTCTCTCTCATTCCTGGCCTTAGCAATGCCCTTCTTCCACATAGTGTGTTTAACATGAGAACCTTAAGTCACAAATTCCGCTTGTTTCAGGGTTAGTAGATCCTTCAGAGCTTTTGGCGAACATTGAAGCGCAGATAgttaaagtaaaagatgaagcTGGGAGTAGACAAGATATAATGGATAGAATTGACCGATGGCTCGCTGCCTGCGAGGAGGAAAGCTGGCTTGAAGAGTATAATCAAGTAAGCCATTGGTCTAAGAAAATGTGATTCCAAGCCAAGTACTTATAGTGTCTTGTTATCATTACCGGATGAGATATTGCGGAAGTAGGTAATCATTTAAAGGTATCATATTACCAACCTTTGCCTACTAATTATGTGCTTGCTTTTAGGACGAGAACCGATACAGTGCCGGAAGAGGAGCTCATATTAACCTGAAACGAGCCGAACGAGCTCGAGTGGCTGTTAGCAAAATTCCAGGTGATTGTCTCATCATATAATTTTTAACCCCAGTTTCGTGAATGACTTGTTCCTGTGACTAAAGATCTGTTCCATGCAGCGATGGTTGACAATCTAATAAACAGAACACTGGTATGGGAAGATGAGAAAAGGGCTTTGTTCCTTTATGACGGAGTGAGTACTTTTGCAGTAATCTTTTAACTCACACATTCTTGTTCTTTCTGGTACTTAATTTACTTTATTATAATGTCTTTAAAGGTACGACTGGTATCCATACTGGACGACTACAAATTGACCAGAAAacagaaagaagaggagaagaggAGATACAGAGTAATGTTTCGAGTGTTATATCTGAGCGAAGCTCATGTTGATAAGAAAAGTTCTGCTCTAATTTGACACTTCTataattttcttgaataagTTAAATATCCCAGCGTGAACTGCATCAGGAAAGAAGCTTGAGTGAAAAGTTTCTGAACATGTTACTTTTACAGGACCAAAAGAAGCTTCAAGATTTGCTTCTAACAGAGAAGGAAGCCATGTACGGGTCTAAGCCTAGTCCGAGAAAAAGCAACAGCTTCAGGAAGCTAAATGGGTATTCTGCAAACGGGAACGGATCCATGACTCCAACACCACGCCGTAATTCAATGGGAGGTGCAACTCCGGAGCTCCTCACACCAAGATCATATTCTGGACGTCAAAATGGACATTTCAAAGCAATGAGAAGGCTATCCACCGCTCCACTGAACTTCGTGGCCATTTCTAAAGAGGACTCGATGTCGACGTATACATCCATTTGCGATTCCGAACTTGGGTCTCCTCGACATCTCTGAAAACCTGCGATGGTACATCATCTGTCCTAAAATATGCATTTCAAAATTCTGCATCTATGTTCCTTGCCTGGTGTATAGTTATATACTGCaagtaagttaaaaaaaatttatgctcctctttttttttctctctatgcATTCTCTTCCTTAAAGACACCCTTGCTTTATCTTTTGTCAGtgttcttcttttattattatccgTTAGTGCTAACTCATTTAACTAAGCGGGAGATGAGTTCTGGCATTTAATTAGTTTACtggcttttctatttttcagaaaacctaagaaaagaaacaagtaGGGGCAATGTGTGGGCGTGTGTGCTGtgtttttcatttgaaagaaCAGTGTTAATTTCATCAGAGTAACAGGAGGTTGGACAATGATTGCCCTTTCAAGTCGAGCTCATCTATGTTTGCACTCACTTGTATATTCGTTAGCTTTGGCAATCTGATGACAACTTGATCACCATTGATGCTACTTATGTTTTGGAGAGAGTTAATTTGTCAAGTTTCAATTGTTTCTTACCCGATAATTCCCTCTGAAGAACCAGACTCATGGTCCATGAAACATCTTTTCTATTTCCAGGGACGGGTTACTTGTGCTGGAGATTCAGCGGTGACCTTGTGAATAGCGAAGGAAGTGTACACAGTAGCTTACCATGGTACTTTATCAAAGTGACTTCTTCAGTGGTGTTAACTGACGGTTGAGGATGTGAATCAGGTGTTTTTGGTTGCTTGAGATTCTAGCAAGCGAGTTAGGAATTCTGTGGATATGTTGTGGCTTTCTTTTGGTGACTGCAAGTTATTGTCTCATAGATTTTAGGAATATATGGCACATGAAGTAGTGAAAGTTGCATTCCATTTCGGGGGATAATTTTTGTTATTCGGGAGTGTCGAATGTACATATATTCATCGTAAGTGTGGTTGATCTTGCTTTTGTTATTGGCTGCTGCATTCTGCTTACTTTGTTAAGCAACGTGGATGgttctctcctcctttttttccctcgttGATGGAAACAGAGGTTTCTTAGGAACATCATGAGCATATTCTTAAATCAAATTTTGGCAGGACACGGAAAAAGCCATTGGATTGGATAGTTTGCTGCAGTAGCTTTAATGATGTAActgaaaaaccgaaccgaaccgaaccaattGATATTTCGGgcattttcggttcggtttggatAATGGAAAAATAACCCTTCTTTTTCCTGGTGCAGGTTAACATACCGGAACTGAAATCCTTAACAAAAATTGAACGTCCTACTTAaaattctcttctttctcagcCCTCTCAAAATCACCGTGAATCCTAATCTTCGTCTCTGTTCTCCATTCCGAAAATCGAGAATCCAAACCGAACTGAAACCGAAAATACACCGTAGGGGCTCTATCCCGCTGATTGTTCACCAGATCTCCAATTATGGTCGTGCTGATATATAGTCATTGATGTTACTAAAGTATTTACACCCAAAGAAGAAAGTTATTAAAGTACTTCATAAAAAGATGTGAATGCAAAATTGAATGACCATCCAAGATCAGTGAGTGAATGTGAGACTGAAGGGTTTTGAGGGACTCTGTAAAAATACTCC includes these proteins:
- the LOC115740001 gene encoding 65-kDa microtubule-associated protein 6-like, which gives rise to MLAIGSPSSSLFSSSSCNTLLRELQQLWNDIGESEADKDRMLTELEAECLQVYRRKVEEAANAKARLHQSVAAKEAELATLTAALGELNMHSPIQAEKRSASLKQKLASVTPVVEDMRKKKEERIKQLADIRAQIERISGEISEYGHANNGASSNLSLDEEDLSLRKLSEYQTRLRTLQKEKSERLQKVLEYVNEVHSLCGVLGLDFGKTVSEVHPSLQGTAIEQSTNISNCTLEGLEHAILKLKAERKSRIQKVKDIVAALFELWNLMDSSNEERSNFSRITSVLRSSESDITEPGVLSMEIIEQASAEVDRLTTLKASRMKELVMKRRSELEDFCRLAHIVPDTSTSAEKSNALIDSGLVDPSELLANIEAQIVKVKDEAGSRQDIMDRIDRWLAACEEESWLEEYNQDENRYSAGRGAHINLKRAERARVAVSKIPAMVDNLINRTLVWEDEKRALFLYDGVRLVSILDDYKLTRKQKEEEKRRYRDQKKLQDLLLTEKEAMYGSKPSPRKSNSFRKLNGYSANGNGSMTPTPRRNSMGGATPELLTPRSYSGRQNGHFKAMRRLSTAPLNFVAISKEDSMSTYTSICDSELGSPRHL